The Christiangramia forsetii KT0803 DNA segment TATTCAGAAGATTGGGAAGGAGTGGCTAAGTCTATTTACAGCGATGTTGGGATTGCTGATGAATTGAACAGAGATAGTTTTTATGATAAGGAACTGGACGAAGTACTGGCCGGGTTGTCAGATCCAATGATGAAAGTTAATAAGATCTTTAATTATGTGAAACATAAAGTAAAGTGGAATGATTATTTAGGTTTCTCTCCGGAAAGCGGAACTAAAAAAGCTTTTAAGGAAGGTTCTGGAAACATAGGAGATATCAATATACTTCTTACGTCCATGTTGAAATATGCTGGTATAAATGCACATCCCGTTGTTCTTAGTACAACCTCTCATGGTATACCTTTGTTTCCTACCAGAAACGGGTTTAATTATGTGGTTGCAGGTGTAGAATTCCCAGACAATATTATTTTAATGGATGCTTCAGATCCATTTTCTGCTGTAGGTGAACTTCCAAAGAGGGCAAGAAACTGGCAGGGTAGAATTATTCGGGACGATGGAACTTCAGCCTGGATTAATTTAAGACCTAATATACATTCCCAACTGAGATCCCAGATAAGTGTAAAAGTTGAAGAAGGATCTATAGTAGGAAGGTATAATAATATCTATGAAGGACTTTTTGCAAAAGACTTTCGGAATAATTATTTTAAAACTAATGAGCGGGATTATTTAGATCTCATAAAATCAGGAAATGAGGGCCTTAATATATCTGATTATCATATTGAAAATAAGGAGAATGTAGGTCAGAAAATTACCGAAAAATATAATTTTGAGCTAACAAATTCTCTTGATGTTATAGGCAATAAGATTTATATGACTCCATTGTTATTTGATACGATGACCGAAAATCCATTTAAAACTGCCGATAGAGTTTATCCAATCTTTTTTGATTTTCCTGAGAAAAAATCAAAGACAGTTAATATAATGATTCCTAGTGGATACAAAGTGGCGTCCATTCCGGAAAGTAGCGTTGTTAATCTGGGCGATGATTGGGGGCAATTCAGATATATCGTTCATCACAGTAATTCTATAATAAGAGTTACTTCAGAAGTTGATATTAATAAGACAGCTTTTCTGCCTTCAGAATATGAGTTTCTAAAAAAGTTTTACGATAATATTATTAAAAAACAGAGCGAAGCTATAGTTTTGGAGAAAGAACTGGAAGATGGATTTGAAGAACGCGCAGATAGCGGTAGATAACTGGATTAAAGAGCATGGGGTTCGTTATTTTAATGAATTAACCAATATGGCTCAACTTACTGAAGAAACTGGCGAGGTGGCCAGGATTATTGCTCGTCGTTATGGTGAACAGAGCGAAAAGGAAAGTGATAAGAATAAAGACCTTGGAGAAGAACTTGCCGATGTGGTTTTTGTAGTGCTTTGTTTAGCGAATCAGACGGGAGTGGATCTTCAGGAAGCATTTGATAGAAAGCTGGATATAAAAACAGAAAGAGATAAAGACCGGCATAAGAATAACGAAAAGCTGAAATAATGAAGTTTAAATCAATTATTTCTCAAAGACCTTTCTGGAAATCTGTTTTCTGGCTCGGCCTTTCGTTTCTGGTATTATATAATGTAATCACTATTTTCTTTGAATATGGTGAGTTTGCTTTTGCGACCTTTTTTGAAGAAAGGACGGCAGATGGCAAAATTTATAGATTTATAATCGGTCAGCTCTTAGCCGCTTTTTTATATGGTTTTATTTTAGCCTTCGGGCAGTTTCGTGGAAAGGAAAAGAAAGACTAATTTAGTATTTCATTCTATTATTTTCTGAAATGACCCTATCACTTCAAAACTCAAATAAAAACTTAATTTCAGAACTGCAGATTACTGGTTCTAAAAGTGAATCGAATCGATTACTAATCCTGCAGGCTCTTTATCCAGATATTCAAATAGAGAACCTTTCTAATAGCGATGATACTACCGTATTGAAAAATGCTTTGGAGAAGGGTTCTGGCGTGATAGATATACATCATGCCGGTACAGCCATGCGATTCCTTACCGCCTATTTTGCTTCTAAAGAAGGATGTGATGTAGAAATTACCGGAAGTAAAAGAATGACAGAGAGACCCATCAGACTTTTGGTAGATGCATTGCAAAGGATGGGTGCCAATATCGAATATAAGAATGAAGTGGGTTATCCACCATTATTAATAAAAGGAAAAAAGCTGCATGTAGATTCGGTAAAACTTCATGCTAATGTAAGTAGCCAGTATGTCTCGGCACTTATGCTCATTGGAGCATCATTACCTAAAGGCCTTGAGATCATACTCGAAGGCCAGATAACTTCTACCCCTTATATTTTAATGACCCTGGAAATCATGCAACATGCAGGAATAAAAGGGACTTTTAAAGATGATCGAATTTATATAGAACCTGCTAAATCTATAGCGCCTGCTACTATTGCAGTAGAATCTGATTGGAGTTCTGCTTCTTATTTTTACAGCATCGCGGCAATAACAGATACTGCAGAAATAAAACTTTCAAATTATAGAAAAACCAGTAGGCAGGGAGATTCATGTTTGGCCGAGATTTATAAACATTTCGGGGTTGAGACTGAATTTCAGGAAAATAGTATTGTTCTTAAAAAACAAGAAGGAACACGTTCTTCAAGAATTTGCGAAGACCTTCGGAATTCACCCGATATTGCACAAACAATAGCGGTAACCTGCCTGGCACTTGGACTTGAGTGTAAATTAGAGGGTTTACATACCTTAAAAATTAAAGAAACCGACCGGCTTCAGGCTTTAAAAAATGAAATGGAAAAATTTAGTGCAAAAGTGGAGATCACTAATGACCATTTACACCTTTTGCCTTGCAAATCTCTTAATGAAAATGTTGAGGTAGAAACCTATAACGATCATCGTATGGCGATGGCGTTTGCACCACTTGCGCAAAAGGTTCCTCTTTCTATTAAAGATGCAGATGTAGTGTCTAAATCCTATCCTGATTTTTGGAAAGATCTAAAAAAATTAGATTTTTTAGTGCGGTAATTTATTTAATCTCCAAATAAATACTCATTTACTTGACAACCCCTACCTTGAGATTGTATATTTGCAGCTTTTAAAACAGGAACTATGGGAATGAAACTTTCGAATTTCAATTTTGAACTGCCACAGGAACTTTTGGCTGAGTATCCATCTGAAAATCGCGACGAAGCGAAATTGATGGTTCTCAACCGAAAAGAGCAGACAATTGAACATAAAAAATTTAAAGATTTAATAGATTATTTCGAGCCGGAAGATGTGATGGTTCTTAATAATACCAAAGTTTTTCCGGCCAGATTATATGGTAATAAAGAGAAAACTGGAGCTAGAATCGAGGTTTTTTTATTAAGAGAGTTAAATCCTGAAACCAAACTATGGGATGTTCTTGTAGATCCTGCAAGAAAAATTAGAATTGGGAATAAATTATATTTTGGTGAAGATGAAAGTCTTGTTGCTGAAGTAATAGATAATACTACTTCAAGAGGGAGAACTTTAAGATTCCTATATGATGGTTCTTATAGTGATTTTAGGATCAAATTAAAGGAGCTCGGGCAAACTCCACTTCCAAAATATATTAAAAGGGACGTAGAGCCTTCAGATGAGGATAGGTACCAAACGATCTATGCTAAGAACGAAGGTGCTGTTGCAGCGCCTACCGCTGGATTGCACTTTTCTAAGCATCTTTTGAAGCGACTGGAAATAAAAGGTATTGATTTTGCTGAAGTTACGCTTCATGTTGGACTGGGGACATTTAGCCCGGTAGAAGTAGAAGACCTTTCAAAACATAAAATGGACAGCGAAGAAGCATTTATTACTAAAGATGCAACCGAGGTAATTAACAACGCAAAGACTGAAAAACGTAGAGTTTGTGCAGTTGGAACAACGGTAATGAGAGTTTTGGAAAGTGCTGTTTCTTCAGATCAAACCTTAAATGAATTTGGTGGATGGACAAATAAATTCATTTTCCCTCCGTACGATTTTAATATCGCGAATTGTATGATCACGAATTTCCATACTCCAAAATCTACGTTGTTAATGATGGTTTCGGCATTCGCAGGTCATGATTTTATGAAGAAAGCGTATGAGGAGGCTGTAAAGGAGAAATATAGATTCTATACGTATGGTGATGCCATGCTGATTATATAGTAAAACATTGAATAATTTTAATTAGACCTCCCAGGTTTTCAAAACCTGGGAGGTCTTTTGTATTTTTGCGGTGTGAAAGACAGGAAGAAAGACATAAGGGCCTTAACGAAAGAACAACTTCAGAAATTCTTTGTTGCTGAAGGGGATAAATCTTTCCGTGGAACCCAGGTTTACGAATGGCTATGGAGTAAAGCAGCTCATTCTTTTGACGATATGACCAATATTTCAAAAGAGACGCGCCAAATGCTGAAGGATAATTTTGTGATTAACCATATTCGGGTAGATAGAATGCAGCGCAGCAGTGATGGAACTATTAAGAATGCTGTTAAACTTCATGATGCTCTTACCGTAGAGTCAGTTTTAATTCCTACCAAATCAAGAACTACTGCGTGTGTTTCATCGCAGGTAGGTTGTAGTTTAGATTGTCAATTTTGTGCTACAGCAAAATTGAAAAGAATGCGTAACCTTAATCCGGATGAAATCTATGATCAGGTGGTTGCCATAGATAATGAAAGCAGATTGTATTTTGATCGTCCACTCTCGAATATCGTATTTATGGGAATGGGAGAGCCTCTTATGAATTACAATAATGTAATGAAGGCGGTAGAAAAGATTACTTCTCCTGAAGGCCTTGGAATGTCTCCCAAGCGAATAACAATTTCAACTTCAGGTGTTCCTAAGATGATTAAAAAATTAGCTGATGATGAAGCTAAGATCAAATTAGCTGTTTCCCTACATTCGGCGAGAAATGAGGTGAGAACCCAGATAATGCCATTTAATGAGACGTTTCCGTTAGAAGACCTTCGGGAGGCTTTAGAGTATTGGTATTCAAAAACAACAAGCAGAATCACCTATGAGTATATAGTCTGGAAAGATATTAATGATACCAGGGAAGATGCCCAGGCATTAGTACGGTTTTGCAAATACGTGCCTTGCAAGGTGAACCTGATTGAATATAATCCTATAGATGACGGTAATTTCCAACAAGCAGCTATAGAAGCCACCAATATGTATCAGGATATGTTAGAACGCAATGGAATAACTGTTACCGTGAGGCGTTCGAGAGGAAAAGATATAGATGCGGCATGTGGTCAATTGGCCAATAAATCTGCTTAGGTTCATAAGTTTTCAAGAAGGCTTTTCTTCGGTTTAAATATGTATATTTACGGCCTTTATGAAGGTTATTTCCCAAATAAAACTTCCCGTTGAGAAAGAGATGGATCTTTTCGAGAAAAAGTTCTTCGAATCCATGTCTTCCAAAGTTGCGCTTCTAAATCGTATTACCCATTATATCGTAAACCGAAAAGGGAAGCAAATGCGGCCTATGTTTGTTTTCCTGGTTGCCAAAATGGTTTCCGAAGGGAGTGTAAACGAAAGAACCTATCGTGGAGCATCAGTTATTGAACTTATACATACGGCAACCCTCGTCCACGATGATGTGGTAGATGATTCTAACCGAAGAAGAGGTTTTTTTAGCATAAATGCATTATGGAAAAATAAGATCGCAGTGCTGGTTGGAGACTATTTGCTTTCAAAAGGACTTTTACTCTCTATAGATAATAATGACTTCGATCTTTTAAAGATCATATCGGTTGCGGTTAAAGAAATGAGTGAAGGGGAACTTCTTCAAATAGAAAAAGCCAGAAGGCTTGATATTACAGAGGCGGTTTATTACGATATTATAAGGCAGAAGACTGCTACCTTAATAGCAGCTTGTTGTAGCCTGGGAGCCGCTTCAGTTAAACCTGAAAGCAACGAAATTGCGAAAATGAGAAGATTTGGGGAGTTGATTGGGATGGCTTTTCAGATTAAAGATGATCTTTTTGACTATGGAACCCAAAAAATCGGGAAACCAACAGGAATAGATATTAAGGAACAAAAAATGACTTTGCCTTTAATTTATGTTTTAAATAATGTATCTGAAAAGGAAAGAAACTGGGTGATTAATTCAGTTAAAAATCATAATAAGGATAGGGCACGGGTAAGAGAAGTGATAAATTTTGTGAGAGATAAAGGTGGTCTGGACTATGCTGTAAGTAGAATGAAAGAATTTCAGCGAGAAGCATTACTAATCCTGGAAGATTACCCAAACTCATCTTACCGGGAAAGTCTTGAACTTATGGTGAATTACGTTATTGAAAGAAAGAAATAAAAAGAAGCTGTCTCAAAAGTCACTTTTTCGTCAAGCTGAATTTATTTCAGCTTCTAAAATATATTGATCATCAATTTTTTAAGATCCTGAAATAAATTCAGGATGACGGCGGCGGCTACTTTCTAGACAGCTTCTTTTTTGAAATCTACCTTAATTAAGCAGCATCGTCTGTAGCTTCTTCACCATTCACATCATCTGTCTCGTGAATCTCTTCATCGATTTCTTCTCCTACTTTTTTTGCTCCTTTTTTGATTTTTTCACCTGCCTCTTCTGCTCCGGCTTCGATGTCTTCACCAATTGCCTTTGCAGCTTCTTCAGTTTTCTCTTGCGTTGTTTCACGGCAAGAATAGATTGAAAGGCTGAAAATTGCAGCCATAATTAAAATTAATGCTTTTTTCATTTTGAATATTTTAGGGGTTAAACTAAAAAAAGCCATTCAAAGAATGGCTTTAATTTTATTAAGAAAGAAAATGATTACATATCATCATCTGCGTTCATATCGTCAGTTCCTTCTACTTCTTCTTCCATTTCGTTTCCTGCATTTTCAGCAGCGTTTTCTACTTCTTGACCAGCTTCTTCAGCAGAATCCTCGATGTCGTTACCCATTTCTTCTACGGCATCTTCGGTTTTTTCTTCAGTAGTTTCTCTACAAGAGTAGATTGAAAGAGACATTGTTGCAACAGCAAATAGTAAAAATAATTTTTTCATTGTTAAAATGTTTAATTAGTTGAAGAAGCAAAGTTAAACAAATTTTAATTATGCAAAAGGACTCTTTTCACTTAAATATTTCCAGTAACGTTTGGGGATATGTTGTACGTGAAGCCTCATGTTTACTCGGCTTTTGATATTGGTAGAATCAAAATATTCTTTCCATAATTTCTGAAAGTAGATTTCTCCAAGATCAAAATATTCTGAATTTCCGCCGGAAATGCCCAAATCTTCAGGTAATTCTATCGAGACATATTCGGTTTTCGATAGATTATAATAAACTCCAAATTTTCTCTTTATATCATAGATCAACCATTTTTGATCTGCATACCTGCTTTTAAAATGGCTGGTAATTATTGGTAAAACATTAAAATCTGGTTCAATAATGGCAAAATAAATATCATCTTTTGTAAGTCTAAACCTTACAAATGCTTCCATTCGGTGTTTTTCTCTGCCTACTTGTTTTGCTACATTGGCAATATACAATACACTAGGGTGGGAGAAATCATGGTCTACTTTTTCCTGGCTGGAAAAAATATACCTAATCATTTCATATAATCTAATTTCAACTCCTTTGGCTTCACTAAGAAAAGCCCACTTAATCCTTTTTAAACCCATTGAAGAGATTTTAGTTTTCAATGCTTTTTGTACCCGTATAGCCTTATTTTCTTCAGTAATTATAACTTCAGTATCGCTAAAGAGTTGGTTTTGATCTTCCCCTACTGGAATAATTTCTACTATAGTTATTTTTTGCTCGTAAGCAATGAAAACACAGGTTAGAAATCCTGTAAAACTACCATCATATTGCAAGACTTTATCATTCATTAGAAGATACTTAATTGAGTGCCTATATCTTTTCTGAATTTACTTTGGGAATTTTGAAGAATTATAGATTTTAAGTTTTCACTGGAGACTTCTTTAAGCTCCTTTTCCCGGGAATCACAAATGATAAAATATTTCGCTCTATTCATGGCGATCCCTATTTTCTTTAAATGATC contains these protein-coding regions:
- a CDS encoding 3-phosphoshikimate 1-carboxyvinyltransferase, translating into MTLSLQNSNKNLISELQITGSKSESNRLLILQALYPDIQIENLSNSDDTTVLKNALEKGSGVIDIHHAGTAMRFLTAYFASKEGCDVEITGSKRMTERPIRLLVDALQRMGANIEYKNEVGYPPLLIKGKKLHVDSVKLHANVSSQYVSALMLIGASLPKGLEIILEGQITSTPYILMTLEIMQHAGIKGTFKDDRIYIEPAKSIAPATIAVESDWSSASYFYSIAAITDTAEIKLSNYRKTSRQGDSCLAEIYKHFGVETEFQENSIVLKKQEGTRSSRICEDLRNSPDIAQTIAVTCLALGLECKLEGLHTLKIKETDRLQALKNEMEKFSAKVEITNDHLHLLPCKSLNENVEVETYNDHRMAMAFAPLAQKVPLSIKDADVVSKSYPDFWKDLKKLDFLVR
- a CDS encoding polyprenyl synthetase family protein; this translates as MKVISQIKLPVEKEMDLFEKKFFESMSSKVALLNRITHYIVNRKGKQMRPMFVFLVAKMVSEGSVNERTYRGASVIELIHTATLVHDDVVDDSNRRRGFFSINALWKNKIAVLVGDYLLSKGLLLSIDNNDFDLLKIISVAVKEMSEGELLQIEKARRLDITEAVYYDIIRQKTATLIAACCSLGAASVKPESNEIAKMRRFGELIGMAFQIKDDLFDYGTQKIGKPTGIDIKEQKMTLPLIYVLNNVSEKERNWVINSVKNHNKDRARVREVINFVRDKGGLDYAVSRMKEFQREALLILEDYPNSSYRESLELMVNYVIERKK
- a CDS encoding TIGR03915 family putative DNA repair protein — protein: MNDKVLQYDGSFTGFLTCVFIAYEQKITIVEIIPVGEDQNQLFSDTEVIITEENKAIRVQKALKTKISSMGLKRIKWAFLSEAKGVEIRLYEMIRYIFSSQEKVDHDFSHPSVLYIANVAKQVGREKHRMEAFVRFRLTKDDIYFAIIEPDFNVLPIITSHFKSRYADQKWLIYDIKRKFGVYYNLSKTEYVSIELPEDLGISGGNSEYFDLGEIYFQKLWKEYFDSTNIKSRVNMRLHVQHIPKRYWKYLSEKSPFA
- the queA gene encoding tRNA preQ1(34) S-adenosylmethionine ribosyltransferase-isomerase QueA, with translation MKLSNFNFELPQELLAEYPSENRDEAKLMVLNRKEQTIEHKKFKDLIDYFEPEDVMVLNNTKVFPARLYGNKEKTGARIEVFLLRELNPETKLWDVLVDPARKIRIGNKLYFGEDESLVAEVIDNTTSRGRTLRFLYDGSYSDFRIKLKELGQTPLPKYIKRDVEPSDEDRYQTIYAKNEGAVAAPTAGLHFSKHLLKRLEIKGIDFAEVTLHVGLGTFSPVEVEDLSKHKMDSEEAFITKDATEVINNAKTEKRRVCAVGTTVMRVLESAVSSDQTLNEFGGWTNKFIFPPYDFNIANCMITNFHTPKSTLLMMVSAFAGHDFMKKAYEEAVKEKYRFYTYGDAMLII
- the rlmN gene encoding 23S rRNA (adenine(2503)-C(2))-methyltransferase RlmN; protein product: MKDRKKDIRALTKEQLQKFFVAEGDKSFRGTQVYEWLWSKAAHSFDDMTNISKETRQMLKDNFVINHIRVDRMQRSSDGTIKNAVKLHDALTVESVLIPTKSRTTACVSSQVGCSLDCQFCATAKLKRMRNLNPDEIYDQVVAIDNESRLYFDRPLSNIVFMGMGEPLMNYNNVMKAVEKITSPEGLGMSPKRITISTSGVPKMIKKLADDEAKIKLAVSLHSARNEVRTQIMPFNETFPLEDLREALEYWYSKTTSRITYEYIVWKDINDTREDAQALVRFCKYVPCKVNLIEYNPIDDGNFQQAAIEATNMYQDMLERNGITVTVRRSRGKDIDAACGQLANKSA
- a CDS encoding DUF3857 domain-containing protein, with the translated sequence MRRFLLVLSILTIVQANAQNFKFGKVSKEEISEKEHPGNKEANAAVLYRGQRVYYDFSEQEGLQLVTEIHERIKIYNKEGFDWATKEIKKYKSKTDEASLIQLKGYTYNLIDGKVEEEKLRNDEIFEEDYSRYNEVTKFTMPAVKEGSVIEYIYKIKSPFLGSIGKTSLQYLIPLNKLELEVKIPEFFAFSLYFNLRSPLDFDLEEGKDNFSYTYSSSERSGFYVTKNSFSNNRVEYMQNVYSINQTNIPALKEESHVDNLQNYAAFIDWELMFTKFPNSTIENYSEDWEGVAKSIYSDVGIADELNRDSFYDKELDEVLAGLSDPMMKVNKIFNYVKHKVKWNDYLGFSPESGTKKAFKEGSGNIGDINILLTSMLKYAGINAHPVVLSTTSHGIPLFPTRNGFNYVVAGVEFPDNIILMDASDPFSAVGELPKRARNWQGRIIRDDGTSAWINLRPNIHSQLRSQISVKVEEGSIVGRYNNIYEGLFAKDFRNNYFKTNERDYLDLIKSGNEGLNISDYHIENKENVGQKITEKYNFELTNSLDVIGNKIYMTPLLFDTMTENPFKTADRVYPIFFDFPEKKSKTVNIMIPSGYKVASIPESSVVNLGDDWGQFRYIVHHSNSIIRVTSEVDINKTAFLPSEYEFLKKFYDNIIKKQSEAIVLEKELEDGFEERADSGR
- a CDS encoding nucleotide pyrophosphohydrolase, with the protein product MDLKNAQIAVDNWIKEHGVRYFNELTNMAQLTEETGEVARIIARRYGEQSEKESDKNKDLGEELADVVFVVLCLANQTGVDLQEAFDRKLDIKTERDKDRHKNNEKLK